From Nitrospirota bacterium, the proteins below share one genomic window:
- a CDS encoding F0F1 ATP synthase subunit epsilon — protein sequence MAEKLKLDIVTPYGHIFTDEVDEIVAAGSEGEFGVLPDHVPFLTTLKVGMLTYKKGGETGYFFISGGYSEVGPDSVTILADSAERSDSIDIERAKAAMKRAEERLKQAEKFDQARATSALERAITRIQVAEKK from the coding sequence ATGGCTGAAAAACTTAAATTAGATATCGTTACACCGTATGGTCATATTTTTACCGATGAAGTCGATGAGATAGTCGCCGCCGGCAGTGAAGGCGAATTTGGTGTCCTTCCTGACCATGTGCCTTTTCTTACCACGCTTAAGGTCGGGATGCTGACCTATAAAAAAGGCGGCGAGACCGGATACTTTTTTATCAGCGGGGGATATTCAGAGGTCGGCCCGGACAGCGTTACCATACTTGCCGACAGCGCGGAACGATCAGATTCTATTGATATTGAAAGGGCCAAAGCCGCTATGAAAAGGGCGGAGGAACGGCTTAAACAGGCGGAAAAATTCGACCAGGCCCGCGCAACTTCTGCACTCGAACGCGCGATAACGAGAATACAAGTCGCTGAGAAAAAGTAA
- a CDS encoding DUF559 domain-containing protein, with amino-acid sequence MKLTDNEKREILKLIEAGKPLPEKYRFLLFDDKREVELVWNGKTNEVCNIVLPFQVIEQVDEPRKTPSDSPLSGGEQGFLFDTRGRQKSGWTNKLIWGDNKLILSSLKNGPLRDEVDKQGGIKLIYIDPPFDVGADFSMDIEIGDETFTKKPNVLEELAYRDTWGKGADSFIAMIYERLSLMRDLLAEDGSIYVHCDWRMNGYVRLIMSEIFGESNYINELTWKRADSHSDSKEKYSIVTDNIFFYSKNNDHVWHPQYIPLPEKTVDNWYKNVEENTGRKYNLADCSSPNPRPNMMYIYKGVKSPVNGWRYSLEKMQELDRKGLLYITDKTIKLKRYLDESKGVLVSNLWQDISQIRGYGNSKETIEYPTQKPEALLERIINASSNENGIVADFFCGSGTTLAVAEKLGRKWIGSDLGKFAIHTTRKRMIGVQRQMKEEGKDFRAFEILNLGKYERAHYIGVNVNLREEEKQKQLEQKEKDFINLILHAYRAETIENFRCFQGKKAGRMVAVGPVNLPVTRLFVEEVILECRSKRISRVDILAFEFEMGLFPNIQEEAKSKGIDLAMKYIPREVFDKRAVEKNQVVFHDVSFIEVKPHVLCPPDKGGKGGFIPYNSELTQKAQENRKNPTPAEKKLWYEALQDKRLNHLKFTRQKPLDKYIVDFYCAELMLAIEIDGDSHAKQSGYDLIRTERLAQFGIEVIRYTNHEVLENIQGVYSDLLEKIERRRQNIKPPKSPLSGGLSQIAVELTDFSVYYSQDSIDNAAASLKNGANKIVVEQGKIVKVIKDKDGIVTKEVLTKNWTDWIDYWSVDFNFESKREIVRVKKDETNEIEEVWTGDFVFENEWQSFRTKKDRTLELKTPFHECPKGRYKIAVKVVDIFGNDTMKIVEVGV; translated from the coding sequence ATGAAACTCACTGACAACGAAAAGCGCGAGATACTGAAGCTGATAGAGGCCGGCAAGCCTCTGCCGGAGAAGTACCGCTTCCTGCTTTTTGACGACAAGCGAGAGGTGGAGCTTGTCTGGAACGGGAAGACCAATGAGGTCTGCAATATCGTTCTGCCCTTTCAGGTGATCGAGCAGGTGGATGAGCCGCGCAAAACCCCCTCTGACTCCCCCTTGTCAGGGGGAGAGCAAGGCTTTCTTTTCGATACGAGGGGACGGCAGAAGTCAGGCTGGACGAACAAACTTATCTGGGGCGATAACAAGCTCATTCTATCATCATTGAAGAACGGCCCTCTCCGTGATGAGGTCGACAAGCAGGGCGGCATCAAGCTCATCTACATAGACCCGCCGTTTGATGTGGGCGCGGACTTTTCGATGGATATTGAGATCGGCGATGAGACCTTTACCAAGAAACCGAATGTGCTGGAAGAGCTTGCCTACCGTGACACATGGGGCAAAGGCGCGGACAGCTTTATCGCAATGATTTATGAACGGCTCTCTCTCATGCGGGATTTGTTAGCGGAGGATGGGAGTATTTATGTGCATTGTGACTGGAGAATGAATGGATATGTCAGATTGATAATGAGTGAAATATTCGGTGAATCAAATTATATAAATGAACTAACTTGGAAAAGAGCGGATTCACACTCTGATTCAAAAGAAAAATATTCAATAGTTACTGATAATATCTTTTTTTATTCTAAAAACAATGACCATGTTTGGCATCCTCAATATATCCCACTTCCTGAAAAGACTGTCGATAACTGGTATAAAAATGTAGAAGAAAATACTGGCCGGAAATATAATCTTGCAGATTGTTCAAGCCCTAATCCTCGACCTAACATGATGTATATTTACAAAGGAGTTAAGAGTCCAGTTAATGGGTGGAGGTATTCCCTTGAGAAAATGCAAGAATTAGATAGAAAGGGATTATTATATATAACCGACAAAACAATAAAGTTAAAAAGATACTTAGATGAAAGCAAGGGAGTCTTGGTTTCAAATTTATGGCAAGACATTTCTCAAATACGCGGGTATGGTAACAGCAAAGAAACTATAGAGTACCCTACCCAAAAACCCGAAGCACTCCTCGAACGCATCATCAACGCCTCATCTAACGAAAATGGCATTGTTGCCGACTTCTTCTGCGGTTCTGGCACTACGCTTGCTGTTGCTGAAAAACTTGGGCGTAAGTGGATAGGCTCTGACCTTGGCAAGTTCGCCATTCACACAACACGCAAGCGCATGATTGGCGTTCAGCGGCAGATGAAGGAAGAGGGTAAGGACTTCCGCGCCTTTGAAATACTCAATCTCGGCAAATACGAACGGGCGCATTACATCGGCGTAAATGTAAACTTGAGAGAAGAAGAGAAGCAGAAACAGCTTGAGCAAAAGGAGAAGGACTTTATTAACCTCATCCTCCATGCCTATCGCGCGGAGACGATTGAGAACTTCAGATGCTTTCAGGGCAAAAAGGCAGGACGTATGGTTGCCGTAGGGCCGGTCAACCTGCCAGTGACAAGACTCTTTGTTGAAGAGGTCATACTTGAGTGCCGCTCCAAGCGCATCTCCCGCGTTGACATCCTCGCATTTGAGTTTGAGATGGGACTGTTCCCGAATATTCAGGAAGAGGCAAAGTCAAAGGGCATAGACCTTGCCATGAAATACATCCCCCGCGAGGTCTTTGACAAACGGGCGGTAGAGAAGAACCAGGTGGTCTTTCATGATGTGTCGTTCATAGAGGTAAAGCCGCATGTGTTATGCCCCCCTGATAAGGGGGGGAAGGGGGGTTTTATTCCTTACAACTCTGAGCTTACTCAAAAAGCTCAGGAGAACCGGAAGAATCCAACCCCGGCTGAAAAAAAACTATGGTATGAAGCATTACAGGACAAACGATTAAATCATCTGAAGTTTACCCGCCAGAAACCATTAGACAAATACATTGTTGATTTTTATTGCGCTGAATTGATGCTGGCAATTGAGATTGATGGCGACTCACATGCCAAACAGTCGGGTTACGATCTAATACGCACAGAACGGCTTGCTCAGTTTGGGATTGAAGTAATCCGCTATACCAATCACGAGGTATTAGAAAACATTCAAGGGGTGTACTCTGACTTGCTTGAAAAAATAGAGCGTAGAAGACAAAATATTAAACCCCCTAAATCCCCCTTATCAGGGGGACTTTCTCAAATTGCAGTAGAGCTTACCGACTTCTCCGTCTACTACTCGCAGGACAGCATAGACAATGCAGCAGCAAGCCTGAAAAACGGCGCGAATAAAATTGTTGTCGAGCAGGGCAAGATCGTAAAGGTCATTAAGGACAAAGACGGCATTGTCACCAAAGAGGTCCTTACCAAAAACTGGACAGACTGGATAGACTACTGGAGCGTGGATTTTAACTTTGAAAGCAAGCGGGAGATCGTCAGGGTAAAGAAAGACGAGACCAATGAAATTGAAGAAGTCTGGACCGGCGACTTTGTATTTGAAAACGAATGGCAGAGCTTCCGCACAAAGAAAGACCGCACACTCGAACTGAAGACCCCTTTTCACGAATGCCCGAAGGGACGCTATAAGATCGCCGTCAAGGTCGTGGACATATTCGGCAATGATACGATGAAGATCGTGGAGGTGGGGGTGTGA
- the atpD gene encoding F0F1 ATP synthase subunit beta: MNEGKVAQVIGAVVDVEFEDKMPEILNALKIAQPGDSAKGIPDINITLEVAAHLGDNMVRTVAMSATDGLVRGTKAVDTGQPITVPVGAKTLGRIMNVIGESVDQLGPIESKDRLPIHRESPHFTEQDTSTQVFETGVKVFDLLVPFVKGGKMGMFGGAGVGKTVVIMEMIHNIAMVHGGVSVFAGVGERTREGNDLYLEMKEGGVLEKTALIYGQMNEPPGARARVALSALTVAEYFRDEGQDVLIFLDNIFRYTLAGAELSALLGRMPSAVGYQPTLGTDMGVLQERITSTNKGAITSMQAIYVPADDLTDPAVATAFTHLDGTVVLSRGISELGIYPAVDPLDSTSRILDPLILGEEHYKVARQVQIVLQRYKELQDIIAILGMEELSEDDKLLVARARKLQRFLSQPFHVAETFTGTPGKYVKLADTIKGFKAVVEGKYDDLPEQAFYMVGGIEEVEEKAKKLAGA; the protein is encoded by the coding sequence ATGAATGAAGGTAAAGTTGCTCAGGTCATCGGGGCCGTTGTTGATGTTGAATTTGAAGATAAAATGCCTGAAATTTTAAATGCGCTTAAGATCGCACAGCCGGGTGATTCGGCAAAAGGTATTCCCGACATCAATATAACACTTGAGGTCGCGGCCCACCTTGGCGATAACATGGTGAGGACCGTTGCAATGTCCGCAACCGACGGACTTGTCAGAGGGACAAAGGCTGTTGATACAGGTCAACCGATCACAGTTCCTGTCGGAGCAAAAACGCTCGGAAGGATCATGAATGTTATCGGTGAATCCGTTGATCAGTTGGGGCCGATAGAATCAAAGGACCGGCTGCCGATCCACAGGGAATCCCCTCATTTTACCGAGCAGGACACCTCGACCCAGGTATTTGAGACTGGCGTCAAGGTTTTTGACCTTCTCGTTCCGTTTGTTAAAGGCGGAAAGATGGGAATGTTCGGCGGAGCCGGTGTCGGCAAGACAGTTGTTATTATGGAAATGATCCACAACATTGCCATGGTCCACGGCGGCGTGTCGGTGTTTGCAGGCGTCGGTGAGAGGACCAGAGAAGGAAATGACCTCTACCTTGAAATGAAGGAGGGAGGCGTTCTCGAAAAAACAGCCCTCATCTACGGCCAGATGAATGAGCCGCCCGGAGCAAGGGCGAGGGTCGCACTTTCAGCGCTTACCGTTGCCGAATACTTCAGAGACGAGGGACAGGACGTTCTTATCTTCCTTGACAATATATTCAGATATACACTTGCGGGCGCGGAGCTTTCAGCGCTTCTTGGAAGAATGCCTTCAGCGGTCGGATACCAGCCTACACTCGGAACCGACATGGGTGTGCTGCAGGAAAGGATCACGTCAACAAATAAAGGCGCTATTACATCGATGCAGGCCATTTACGTCCCTGCTGATGACCTTACTGACCCTGCTGTTGCTACGGCATTTACACACCTTGACGGTACGGTCGTTCTTTCAAGAGGTATTTCAGAGCTTGGTATTTACCCTGCTGTTGATCCCCTTGACTCAACATCAAGGATACTCGACCCGCTTATTCTTGGTGAAGAACACTATAAGGTTGCAAGACAGGTCCAGATAGTCCTCCAGAGATATAAGGAGCTGCAGGATATCATCGCAATTCTCGGAATGGAAGAGCTTTCTGAAGACGATAAATTATTAGTTGCGCGCGCAAGGAAACTTCAGAGGTTCCTGAGCCAGCCCTTCCACGTTGCTGAGACTTTTACAGGGACCCCCGGCAAGTACGTAAAACTTGCGGATACCATTAAGGGATTCAAGGCCGTTGTTGAAGGCAAATACGACGACCTGCCCGAGCAGGCATTTTACATGGTCGGCGGCATAGAGGAAGTTGAAGAAAAGGCCAAGAAACTGGCCGGAGCATAA
- the ispG gene encoding flavodoxin-dependent (E)-4-hydroxy-3-methylbut-2-enyl-diphosphate synthase, giving the protein MSKKKPTKQITLGGIKIGGGAPVIVQSMTKTDTRDVSSTVSQIKKLETAGCEIVRVAVLNSDAAKAIKAIKKKIKVPLIADVHFDHRLALEAMKSGADGLRINPGNIGSREKVREVVIAAKDRGVPIRIGVNAGSLEKELLKKYKHPTPQALVESAGRHIKILEDLKFTAIKVSLKASDVMKTVDAYRLFSKTYRYPLHIGISEAGPAFQGTIKSAVGLGILLSEGIGDTMRVSLTADPVEEVRVAYEILKSLHLRQAGPEIISCPTCGRCQINLRGIIGKVEEGLLKIKKPLKVAVMGCVVNGPGEAREADIGIAGGKGMGILFKHGKVVKTLKEKDLFSTLMREVKKL; this is encoded by the coding sequence ATGTCGAAGAAAAAACCAACTAAACAAATAACCCTTGGCGGAATTAAGATCGGCGGGGGCGCTCCTGTCATAGTCCAGTCCATGACAAAGACAGACACGCGCGATGTGTCTTCAACCGTATCGCAGATTAAAAAACTCGAAACCGCAGGCTGCGAGATCGTCAGGGTTGCAGTCCTGAATTCCGATGCAGCAAAGGCGATAAAGGCGATAAAGAAAAAGATAAAGGTCCCTCTCATAGCTGACGTGCATTTTGACCACAGGCTTGCCCTTGAGGCGATGAAAAGCGGCGCGGACGGGCTAAGGATAAATCCCGGCAATATCGGCAGCAGGGAAAAGGTGCGGGAAGTCGTCATCGCTGCAAAGGACAGAGGCGTTCCCATAAGGATCGGCGTCAACGCAGGCTCGCTTGAAAAGGAGCTTTTGAAAAAGTATAAACATCCTACCCCGCAGGCGCTTGTTGAAAGCGCGGGCAGGCATATTAAAATTCTTGAGGACCTGAAATTCACCGCGATCAAAGTCTCTCTCAAGGCATCTGATGTCATGAAGACAGTTGATGCATATAGATTGTTCTCCAAAACATACCGCTATCCCCTCCACATCGGAATATCAGAGGCGGGACCTGCCTTTCAGGGCACGATAAAGAGCGCGGTGGGATTAGGCATACTTCTCTCAGAAGGCATCGGAGATACAATGAGAGTTTCACTAACCGCAGACCCGGTTGAAGAGGTGAGGGTCGCATACGAGATCTTAAAGTCCCTTCACTTGCGCCAGGCCGGCCCGGAGATCATCTCCTGCCCTACATGCGGACGCTGTCAGATAAATCTCAGGGGGATTATCGGGAAGGTCGAGGAGGGTTTATTGAAAATCAAGAAGCCCCTGAAAGTCGCTGTAATGGGCTGCGTTGTAAACGGCCCCGGCGAGGCGCGCGAAGCCGACATCGGCATTGCCGGAGGAAAAGGCATGGGCATTCTCTTTAAACACGGCAAGGTGGTGAAGACGCTCAAAGAGAAAGATCTGTTCAGCACCCTGATGCGGGAAGTAAAGAAGCTGTGA
- a CDS encoding acyltransferase has protein sequence MKAGFYQFNPAFGKREDNIRKVVSAVKNAEVDLLVLPEFFATGYQFISPDEVAELAEPVPDGHTTEALSELSRERRIFAAAGLPERHGDKFYNSAILTGPQGFIGVYRKTHLFFEENLYFTPGDTGFKVWNTEIGRIGIMICFDWFFPEAMRSLALSGAEVVAHPSNLILPHCPDSMPVRALENRVYSITANRTGVENRKAGQSLRFIGKSEIVSPKGEVLVRAPENEEVLMAAEINPDTAKDKTLNPFNDLFKDRRPEHYKPLS, from the coding sequence ATGAAAGCAGGCTTCTATCAATTCAACCCGGCATTCGGCAAGAGGGAAGATAACATCCGCAAGGTTGTGTCCGCCGTAAAAAATGCTGAAGTTGACCTCCTTGTGCTTCCGGAGTTTTTTGCAACAGGCTATCAATTCATTTCCCCTGACGAGGTGGCGGAGCTTGCCGAGCCCGTGCCTGACGGCCATACAACAGAGGCGCTTTCGGAGCTTTCGCGCGAAAGAAGAATATTTGCAGCAGCAGGCCTTCCTGAGCGGCATGGAGACAAGTTTTATAATTCAGCCATTCTCACAGGGCCGCAAGGCTTCATCGGCGTATACCGGAAGACGCATCTCTTCTTCGAGGAGAATCTCTATTTCACGCCGGGCGACACGGGTTTCAAAGTCTGGAATACTGAAATAGGACGCATCGGCATCATGATATGCTTTGACTGGTTTTTCCCTGAAGCCATGAGGTCGCTCGCGCTTTCAGGCGCGGAGGTTGTCGCGCATCCATCGAATTTAATCCTTCCTCATTGTCCTGATTCCATGCCGGTGCGGGCTCTTGAAAACAGGGTCTATTCTATAACTGCCAACAGGACAGGTGTTGAGAACAGGAAGGCCGGACAGTCTCTCAGGTTCATCGGCAAGAGCGAGATCGTTTCGCCAAAAGGCGAGGTCCTGGTAAGAGCGCCTGAAAACGAAGAGGTTTTAATGGCCGCGGAAATTAATCCTGATACAGCGAAGGACAAGACCCTCAATCCGTTCAACGACCTCTTTAAAGACAGAAGGCCGGAGCATTACAAGCCATTGTCTTAA
- the mltG gene encoding endolytic transglycosylase MltG yields the protein MKRYFQSLAEAVAVLLIFAFLAAIIIYINLVTPLSTEEKWQEIRVPEGATFSQAITILKNEGIIENRITLILLGRVTMQDRKLRPGYYNLSASMTPLQIFDNLIKGRSIHFTITIPEGNALEDIRVKLKEAGLINYDSWRLVYSKDFMNSLGINAPSLEGYLFPDTYIFAKGTEPSTIFKTMVQRLRENLDPSLMQRARGLGLSENEVLTLASIIEKEAYLDEERPLISAVCHNRLKKKMKLQVDPTVIYGIHTCLSCITKEDLKRKTPYNTYVIEGLPPGPIASPGLKSIKAALNPANVNYLYFVAKNDGSHFFSRTNAEHSLAVLNYQRNRGNNPSQNVEEKTN from the coding sequence ATGAAAAGATATTTTCAGAGCCTGGCGGAAGCTGTTGCCGTTCTCCTTATCTTTGCCTTTCTTGCAGCAATAATAATCTATATTAATCTGGTGACGCCCCTTTCAACTGAAGAGAAATGGCAGGAGATCAGGGTCCCCGAAGGGGCGACCTTCTCTCAGGCGATTACCATTTTGAAAAACGAGGGCATCATTGAAAACCGGATAACCCTGATATTGCTTGGCAGGGTGACCATGCAGGACAGAAAGCTCAGGCCCGGCTATTACAATCTCAGCGCCTCCATGACGCCGCTGCAGATCTTCGACAACCTTATTAAAGGACGGTCCATACACTTCACAATAACGATACCGGAAGGAAACGCGCTTGAAGACATACGGGTGAAACTGAAAGAAGCCGGACTTATCAATTATGATTCATGGAGGCTTGTTTACAGTAAAGATTTCATGAATTCCCTCGGCATAAACGCCCCGAGCCTTGAGGGCTACCTGTTCCCTGATACGTACATATTTGCAAAAGGGACGGAGCCGTCAACGATCTTCAAGACAATGGTCCAGCGCCTGCGTGAGAATCTTGACCCTTCTCTCATGCAGAGGGCGAGAGGGCTGGGCTTGAGTGAAAACGAGGTCCTGACCCTCGCCTCGATTATCGAAAAGGAGGCTTATCTCGACGAGGAGAGGCCGCTCATATCAGCGGTCTGTCATAACCGTCTGAAGAAAAAGATGAAACTTCAGGTGGACCCCACCGTCATTTACGGGATCCATACCTGTTTAAGCTGCATAACAAAAGAGGACCTGAAAAGGAAAACCCCTTACAACACTTATGTGATAGAGGGACTGCCTCCGGGGCCCATTGCGTCTCCGGGACTAAAATCCATCAAGGCCGCGCTTAATCCGGCCAATGTCAACTACCTGTATTTCGTAGCAAAGAATGACGGCAGCCATTTTTTCTCCCGGACAAACGCGGAGCATTCACTGGCGGTCTTGAATTATCAGCGCAATAGGGGAAATAATCCTTCTCAAAATGTCGAAGAAAAAACCAACTAA
- a CDS encoding GYD domain-containing protein, with amino-acid sequence MAIYVALSTLTDDGRKTLKNHPDRVKEVNKEIEAMGIKVLGQYALLGPYDFVTLLDAPSNEAVLKMSVDLGSRGTVQLMTMPALSVDAFVKSLK; translated from the coding sequence ATGGCTATTTATGTTGCGTTAAGCACCCTGACTGATGACGGAAGGAAGACACTCAAGAACCATCCCGACAGGGTCAAAGAGGTAAACAAGGAAATTGAGGCAATGGGGATCAAAGTGCTGGGCCAGTATGCCCTGCTCGGTCCTTATGATTTTGTGACCCTTCTCGATGCCCCAAGCAATGAGGCTGTACTGAAGATGTCTGTTGATCTCGGCTCGCGCGGCACTGTCCAGTTAATGACCATGCCTGCCCTCTCCGTTGACGCTTTTGTGAAATCCCTCAAGTAA
- a CDS encoding putative DNA binding domain-containing protein, with amino-acid sequence MTTVEEFARLLEQPEKENLEFKTAKNTFSRDKDLPDYCAALANEGGGKLILGVNNNREIVGSKVFEGTYNTLSNDLLAKIRIRIDVEELIHPKGRVLIFHVPSRPIGQAIRSTGNYHYPMRAGESLVEMDQITLKRILNEADTDFSARIVEGLRFEDLDEKAIENFKRRWAEKAKRSDYLSFSSEKTLSSNGLLTDNGLNYASVVLFGKEETLDELLPGCELIFEWRQDAKKTAHDFRKIWREPFFNICDEIWETINARNIRMPFQEGLFQREIYAFSEKPVREAILNAVAHRDYTIRNQSVFIKASPEAFIIESPGGLPPGITIENIRHKTYWRNRRIAETFEKAALVERSGQGMDDIFELTIKEGKGLPDLSRSDTFSVCLQIPAQVKDKNFILFLEKIINEKQAILSNDEICELEKIRENQPVVNVESKNKFLDIGVIEQVGKTKGAKYILSHKYYAHEGKVGIHTKLAGISREKYKELIIKHLRKNKGYRRDLQDAFPELDTMTISNFLQELKRDKKIRFTGSSSSKKGYWELLN; translated from the coding sequence ATGACGACAGTGGAAGAGTTTGCCCGATTGCTTGAGCAACCGGAGAAGGAAAATTTAGAATTTAAAACAGCAAAAAACACTTTCAGCCGTGACAAAGACCTTCCGGATTATTGCGCTGCACTTGCCAATGAAGGGGGCGGGAAGTTGATTCTTGGCGTAAACAACAATCGGGAGATTGTCGGTTCAAAGGTCTTTGAAGGGACCTATAACACGCTATCTAATGATCTGCTTGCAAAGATCAGGATACGAATTGATGTTGAAGAATTAATACACCCCAAGGGTCGTGTCCTGATATTCCACGTGCCTTCCCGACCCATAGGGCAGGCAATACGTTCAACCGGTAATTATCACTATCCAATGCGTGCCGGGGAATCACTGGTTGAAATGGACCAGATTACATTAAAAAGAATTCTAAACGAAGCTGACACTGATTTTTCTGCCCGGATTGTGGAAGGGTTAAGATTTGAAGACCTCGATGAAAAAGCAATAGAGAACTTCAAAAGACGCTGGGCTGAGAAGGCGAAGCGTAGCGACTATTTGTCTTTTTCAAGCGAGAAGACATTGAGTTCCAATGGGTTACTGACTGATAATGGACTGAATTATGCGAGCGTGGTTCTTTTTGGAAAGGAAGAAACGCTTGATGAGTTGCTGCCGGGATGTGAACTGATATTTGAATGGCGACAGGATGCAAAGAAAACAGCCCACGATTTCCGAAAGATTTGGCGTGAACCGTTTTTTAATATTTGTGATGAAATTTGGGAAACTATCAATGCCAGAAATATCCGAATGCCGTTTCAGGAGGGTCTGTTTCAGCGTGAAATTTATGCCTTTAGCGAAAAGCCTGTTCGCGAAGCCATACTTAATGCTGTAGCGCATAGAGATTATACAATCAGAAATCAGTCAGTTTTCATAAAGGCATCGCCGGAAGCTTTTATAATTGAAAGTCCCGGCGGCCTTCCTCCCGGCATTACAATTGAAAACATCCGTCATAAAACGTATTGGAGAAACCGGCGTATTGCTGAAACATTTGAAAAGGCCGCACTGGTCGAGCGTTCAGGACAGGGGATGGATGATATCTTTGAACTTACCATCAAAGAGGGCAAAGGTTTGCCTGATCTGTCCAGAAGTGATACATTTTCCGTTTGCCTTCAAATCCCGGCCCAGGTCAAAGACAAAAACTTTATTTTGTTTCTTGAAAAAATTATTAATGAAAAGCAGGCCATTCTTTCTAACGATGAAATTTGCGAATTGGAGAAGATACGTGAAAACCAGCCGGTGGTAAATGTAGAGAGCAAGAACAAATTTTTAGATATTGGTGTAATAGAACAGGTAGGTAAGACTAAAGGAGCAAAGTACATTCTCTCTCATAAGTATTATGCACATGAAGGGAAGGTTGGCATCCATACCAAGTTGGCAGGCATTTCACGAGAAAAATATAAGGAATTGATTATCAAACATTTGCGAAAGAATAAAGGCTATCGCCGTGACCTGCAAGATGCTTTCCCGGAATTAGACACGATGACAATATCCAACTTTTTACAGGAACTGAAACGAGATAAGAAAATTAGATTTACAGGATCGTCATCGTCAAAGAAAGGATACTGGGAACTTTTAAATTAA
- the atpG gene encoding ATP synthase F1 subunit gamma, whose protein sequence is MATLRDIKKRIKAVQNTQKITKAMKMVSAAKLRKVQNRMLDLRPYADKMQDVLMSLAKGADREAHPLLAFRPRKTVEVLVITSDRGLCGAFNTNILKAAQKCIDGFKKDGFEVSISTVGKKARDYFKRRGVAMRNSWTGISGSVSFTNAQEIAVNIKDNFINETFDEVTVVYNAFKSMVAQTVTVAQLLPLAPVDEGKEGSAESATADFIYEPSMEAIFDRLIPRNVDIQIYRALLESSASEEAARMSAMENATQSCSEMVGTLTLQFNKARQASITGELMDIVGGVEALKG, encoded by the coding sequence ATGGCTACTTTAAGAGACATTAAAAAAAGAATAAAGGCAGTTCAGAATACCCAGAAAATTACCAAGGCCATGAAAATGGTGTCTGCGGCAAAGCTGAGGAAGGTACAGAACAGGATGCTGGATCTGCGGCCTTACGCTGACAAGATGCAGGATGTCCTCATGAGTCTTGCCAAAGGCGCTGACAGGGAAGCGCATCCCCTGCTGGCCTTCAGGCCCAGGAAGACTGTGGAGGTGCTGGTCATTACTTCCGACAGAGGCCTGTGCGGCGCTTTCAATACGAATATTCTTAAAGCAGCGCAGAAGTGTATTGACGGTTTCAAGAAAGACGGATTTGAAGTCAGCATAAGCACCGTCGGTAAAAAAGCAAGGGACTACTTTAAAAGAAGAGGGGTCGCTATGCGAAACTCCTGGACAGGCATCTCAGGAAGCGTGAGCTTTACAAATGCCCAGGAGATTGCAGTCAACATTAAAGATAATTTTATAAATGAAACTTTCGATGAAGTTACAGTGGTATATAATGCGTTCAAATCAATGGTGGCGCAGACAGTGACGGTGGCGCAGCTTCTCCCATTGGCCCCCGTTGATGAGGGGAAAGAAGGGTCCGCCGAATCCGCAACAGCCGATTTTATTTATGAGCCTTCCATGGAGGCGATCTTTGACAGGCTTATACCACGAAATGTAGATATACAGATTTACAGGGCGCTCCTTGAAAGCTCTGCATCTGAAGAGGCCGCGAGGATGTCCGCCATGGAAAACGCGACTCAGAGCTGTAGTGAAATGGTCGGCACGCTCACGCTTCAGTTCAACAAGGCCAGACAGGCATCTATTACAGGCGAGCTCATGGACATAGTCGGCGGCGTCGAGGCATTAAAAGGATGA